The following is a genomic window from Amphiura filiformis chromosome 4, Afil_fr2py, whole genome shotgun sequence.
tcattacgtgaagcgaatttagtcattaagaatttgccagacgagcttcacgtagttgcaagatatcctcggtcacgatagttatgattcaaaacttaatttatgaaaagtacgaaccgacttattattaagatggacatgcactcacaagaaactcatacagtattgtacacaactatatagctaggcagagtggtggtaaaccatgcacacaattctgcgatctgcagtgtacgccgggagctgatttgtacatcttgcgcggcgtggcctgcggaattcgaccttcagcaaaccagttcggatttacttaatatactagtagtaggccatacatactgtagttacggtactgcccgttttcctatacacaatactcagtgcgctcaccattgacgcgtgacctagtgtatgttagaagtattatgccattgcctatatgacgtcactgtgtaaaaaataaccagtcaatatttaaagtattctctgaaattctagaaaatatagttttgtaacatttcctaaatttttagctaatttaggtgtttggaaatattggtacttttgtgttttagcaaggatatgtaaacgacaggtaacaccaaaaaatatgaacaaattatttctaaaccgtgttaagtctgcaaaccattatgcttctcattttcaagaacgctggttaacaataagcagactattgtctcatttcgtaaacaaaagcccagacagtattgttaccttgcgttcgctttataatcattcacccaactgaaactataataccagctcattgttcattgcacaggtaaaacagacacaagtgcagtgtgtatttaaccagagaagatctgatgtaacatagttgagctgttttcattgagtgttatcttggtttaatagcttttaatggggtttaagtccttcaaaggtcgtggtgaattctactgtagacatgactgcatcatgattattttaaagtcaacaacattcaacaatatgatcaccgtgatagtatgacagtatcagtaccgtgggtgtcagtgatcctggcctgacacagtagacaaacaaacaaacacgccacacacatggcacatgcatgcaaggtaacattgactatacactaatcaaacaatggtattgattctgtacaactgtttgtggtttatttacattcgattcatttaaaatccacatagtaaacattaattttggcaagagttttctctctctggaacgatgatgcatcaactggctccgcggaatgaaaagatctaacatgattggtcaatttagctccgcgaagcgaaaagtaagctacgcgtagcagctccacgttgtggcggttacggccagccatatactgatcatgcgaaaatcgtaaaacatagaatagaaacagtgtggccggctctcaaaatctcaaattgtatgcatagcctgagtcgcacggcctatctcgaacaaaatagctcaaaatcaccatgcgtagttgttgaaaaacgtgaggatttatcgtactaccacggcaatttttaacacgaagatatagggatgttgaCGGTGTGCAGGGGACTATTCAAACTGTCTGAGTGCGTACCGCTttaaagagccatattttttaagctcctcccactttcaaaactggtagattacaagggCATTTTCAGTGTTGACCAGCACTtactggtatttaggttcagAAAAAttaatatcacctcaaacctcaataaatttgataatatcagaataatgttgctcaaattaatTTTACtcccacaaaactcaaattcaatgtccgtaaatccgccattttaggctaatttactacAATATGGGCGCCATAAGATAAACTAAtgggaaagcacattttctattaaACAGTATTATTTGAAATCATCTCCCGACATACCCCAATATTTAGCAGTTTATGTAGACCCCTTCCAGAACAGTCTGGGAATTTTtgcgaaaaaaatattccatatttaaTGTCAAGCCTGTATAATGATATACaatgtcagtggcgtagctgccattTTCCAAATATGGGTATTTTACCTACAAAAACACAAAAAGTGGAGTATATATATCCATCTAAATCTAAAACTTTTGTgggctattttgaacagtttagcATCAGAAATTCTTTGTTATTTTTACTCTGTAAAGTGCACTTTTTGTCGATTAGGGTTGCATGTGACGGGTACGTTGGGGTTGGACCCCCGCCCCATACAGACTCCCTCCCCCCggcaaaaatcccagctacgccactgtacagTGCCATTTTGATTATAATGCTTCATCCTGGTACGTTGGTCTTGTACGAAAAACTCAAACTGTAGGATCACGCCAACATTACGATACAACCAGGGAAGCTagtttgaattatttattatgttaccATTTTCCTTATCTAAACTGTATAGATGACAATGAAACGAACCAAAGATTACATGGACGCTTTATGGTGCGAGTGTATCCGTATATGGAGGGAACTATTTTACAGAATGTCTTGCCTGCTGATGAAATCGAAATATTTTACGAGGCGGGAAAGCTATTAGCAGAGTTCCACAAGAGTCTGGAGGTAAATCTGTTAAAGGaatactccggcaatcacaacattatgccttataattgTTAGGAAAAtaatatcaagcacaaatcacatggttttatttaaaacaaacttatattgaccttaaaaacaaataaaaatagccgtatctcaccacgcgatattcaaatttcccgggcaccgaaattgcatgtggcaatgacgtcccagtaacacatTAAATGGTGACAATAATTGACCTCGAATAaacatgacgtcattgccacaggcaattttgtctcgggaattttgaatatcgcgtgttgagagccgactgtttttattcgtatatgagtttgttttaaataaaaccacgtgattcgtgcttgattattgtttttctaacatataatgtataatgttgtgattgctggagtgtTACTTTAAGCTAACTGTCTAACTATCGTAATTAGATATAGAGATAGCAACAAAATAACATGAAGCATCCGACATCGGTAATCAGATGCATGTACATTCACATCAGCACACAACATTATACAACATCATGTAGTCAACTAATATTTAATGTCCCACACCCTAAACCTACATTATAATCTTAATACAACTTACagtatgtttttcattattacaGAGCTATCCAGGTGACATTGGATCCCTGAAAGAAAAACCATTAACATTGTCTTTAGCTAGTTGGAGTCTTAGTGAGCTTCTGAAGTACATAGATGTTATGAAAGACGAGAAAAGGAAGGAACTTATTCTAGATGTTGTCAGAAAATTTGAAGATAGGGTGTTGCAAAGGAAAGACGTATTCAGAAAGGGTAACAGTATTTATTCAATTTTCATCTTGATATTGGTATGCGCCCTTGCATCTCCTATTTTCCAAATCAGGGTCGTGATAAAGTGGATGTGGGATGAATCCAGGCGGCCCACCCCTCCGCCCGCTCTAGAAAAATAAGAAAAGTAATGACGAATTTTTAAGAGGAACGTTTTATGAGTGGCCCTTACCGAAACTGGGCTCCGCCTCTTGAGGAACTGATTTGGGGCAAATGAGTGACCTTGATTCCCATTTGGGAATTTTGTCGTGTGCACAAACATTTATCAAAAAGTGATGCCTCGTGAAAAGCACTTCCTTATCGCTCTTCTTCCCAAGGTTACATAAAGTGATACTTTGTCCTTTACAATTATTCCAAAACATGCGctttttattttcatgtaatCATAGTCTTTAAGCATGTTGTTAAGGGACACGCCACGCCGTTAGACGTCAAAGAGGGAGCTTTAACGTTGGGTCagtgtatttttttacatttggcggtttttttttacatttggcgtggtgttttttttggtttgttttttaacGCTTTGGTTTCCAGTTTATATTAGATAAcatcatatttgcccattttagccccaaaagtgcacattttcacTCGCtacgcgcgcatttattccactttgcaccatatttcatcagtttagcttaaaaATTGCAAACTTGCGCATTAgttaaaattagctaattacataatCTTGGTACTTTCACAGCTAATTACATAATCTTGGTACTTTCCCAGCTAATTACATAATCTTAGTACTTTCCCAGCTAATTACGTAATCTTGGTATTTTCCCAGCATTCATGTCATTAGAAACGCATGGTGAGCGGTCTTTCCCCAAGGGTGGACACTCCCCGGTCTCCCGTATCGGAAATAGCGTAAATGCATTCTGTTTCTATTTCATATTTTCAGGTATTTTGCCCCGGGTATTTTGCACGGTGATTTTAGCCATACCAACGTGGTTGTATCTTTGGATTCACGTACAGCAAACACATACCAGCTCTGCGGAGTCATAGACTTTGATATTGCCGAGTATAATTGCTTGATCTTCGACGTCGGCATCAGTATGATGTACATGTCTCTTTCAAAGGCAGCAAAAACCAACCCACTGAAAGTTTCAGCAGCCGTCCTAGCAGGGTATCAACATGTAAATCCACTAACCCCAACAGAATTAGAGGTTCTCCCCCGGGGGTTCTCCACGTCTGCCAGGCTGCAAGATTTGCTCAATCTCTAGTATTATGTCTGCACCAGTACACATTACATCCAGGCAATGAGTACTTACTCATAAATCAGAGCGGCTGGTCAATTCTTGAGCGTTTATGGAAAATGAAAGCTGAAGATATGCGAACAATGTGGCAAGATGTTGCTGACGAATGTGTTAAATTTGGAGTTGCACCAAATAAGCTAAATAAGTGACTGCATTATCCTGAAATGGATGTCCGGAAGTGACGAGATAATAATCCCGGATTACTTTAACAGTCATTGTCGCTAAGATTGTACCATATTTTGGGGTGTCTGATACAAgtgttttgttcttcttttttttcttaaaaatacgttaatcatgttaatagcatGTTACCTCAAAATTCTATATATATCCAAATGTTTAGCTAGCGTCCTGACATAAAAGAAAGCTTGAAAATTCGGACCAAAAACCCTCATGAAACGATTAACACCTTAACAGTGAATGGAAAATTGTGGGCCAACATTATCccaatgaaaatgaaataaattgtGAAACCTTCCGTTGGTCTCATaacaaaattttaaagaaaatgcgGTCTCGCTGGCGCATCACGTTATTGTGGCTTAGACTTTTGATGAAAAGCACACTCGTGTCATTTTTATGGTTTGATACCTCAATGCGACAGTAAGATCCCATGAAAATAACAAGTCCACATGAAAGAACATCAAGCCCTGCAACAAATGTACATATAAAATAGATAGTACAGGTCAAATTTTACCAGTTTGTTGCATTTTTAGACTCATGCTACTAGAATAATACCAGAGAGTTACTATGTAATAAGGAATTAAGGCAAATAAACTTGGGATCTCTGATtagtatattttttgttgtttaaaattcacTAAAGGCCAGCATTTGGTATAAAATGATCCCAACAAAGTTACTTCATGTTTAGCTTTTTTGGATTCTCTCAAACAAGTATCAATTGAAAAATAATTGGGATTATGTTGGCGCATGAATTTTAGAAAGGTCAAAGTTCAGTTTTTACTAGCAAGTTGACATCCACTGGATATCCCTCATTTAATGAATGTTTAaaacaagaaccactaaccgcgaaatatggatatccaacaagcctaCACTATAATTAAGCCCCCGATAGAGGACAAGGCCAGGGGCAGGGCCGGGTACAAGGCCTGAAAAATGAGGGAGGTTACGGGGTAAATATTTAGGTTATTGACGGGgaaaatttatttattggaaaatGGCCCATTAAGGTTACGTTCACCATGTTTTCATGctgttatatatatattaagGGTACTATTGAaaagtaaccctaaccctaatccccagCCCTAACCCTATTCCCTAACTCTTACCCCTacgcctaatcctaaccctagttcctaaccctaatccctaaccccaATCCTTAACCCTATTTA
Proteins encoded in this region:
- the LOC140150369 gene encoding hydroxylysine kinase-like, encoding MSEASAEVNKPLLSIDDAAGVFHRFYGRKPAFVKPLDGFCALNFFVRVNGRDGNHVDENMNDSQDSKIFNNFVLKIMNAEDSKEAIYFRTVHSVQKYLSQHGLKCVAPIQNILGDDLSMLNMDQFTTELTHKDDNETNQRLHGRFMVRVYPYMEGTILQNVLPADEIEIFYEAGKLLAEFHKSLESYPGDIGSLKEKPLTLSLASWSLSELLKYIDVMKDEKRKELILDVVRKFEDRVLQRKDVFRKANTYQLCGVIDFDIAEYNCLIFDVGISMMYMSLSKAAKTNPLKVSAAVLAGYQHVNPLTPTELEVLPRGFSTSARLQDLLNL